In a genomic window of Branchiostoma lanceolatum isolate klBraLanc5 chromosome 12, klBraLanc5.hap2, whole genome shotgun sequence:
- the LOC136445842 gene encoding GDP-fucose protein O-fucosyltransferase 2-like — MAAGRFQRVVCLALFLIFVDLLAFVSCDYEVDQQIFQPGIQGTLKVAAAKPRRYLLYDVNPGEGFNLRRDVYMRIANLVKKLQDQESWVLVLPPWGRLYHWKSSMDKQQIKIPWSAFFDLESLNRHIPVIEFEDYIKETGSAEIDEMWYLQSYKDGFFKTGKWEEKVDERDCNDPPVFRQDESGHYRGWFWGYDEAYVLKFKCVSAQANAGLMVKPLTTNTTARSIMINRAEVLLHDAYGQTGYWDARRSMRFSKELRLVGNEFRSKYLNSTDKDDKTIMWEDWRTFKPAVGTAKGGPYLAVHLRRGDFARSHSKNVPSLQGAAKQIREIMKEQKLKKVYLATDASDQEVKEIKKMVTGLVRYKPTKEELIKYKDGGIAIIDQWICAHARYFIGTALSTFSFRIHEERSILGFEPKTTYNRLCADNQSVEECEQPSHWPVVY; from the exons atggcggctggtAGGTTCCAGAGGGTCGTCTGCCTGGCACTTTTCCTCATTTTCGTCGATTTACTCGCCTTTGTTAGCTGCGATTACGAAGTAGACCAACAGATCTTCCAGCCAGGAATCCAAGGAACGCTTAAAGTTGCCGCAGCAAAGCCTAGAAG ATACCTGCTGTATGATGTGAACCCAGGGGAGGGCTTCAATCTACGGAGAGATGTCTACATGAGGATAGCTAACTTGGTAAAGAAGCTACAGGATCAGGAGTCCTGGGTTCTAGTCCTGCCCCCATGGGGCCGCCTGTACCACTGGAAGTCCAGCATGGATAAACAGCAGATCAAAATCCCCTGGTCTGCGTTCTTTGACCTGGAGAGTTTGAACAGACACATCCCTGTTATTGAGTTTGAGGACTACATAAAAG AAACTGGGTCAGCGGAGATTGACGAGATGTGGTACCTACAGAGCTACAAGGACGGATTCTTCAAGACAGGGAAATGGGAGGAAAAGGTGGACGAACGGGACTGTAATGACCCTCCCGTCTTCCGCCAGGACGAGAGCGGACATTACCGCGGCTGGTTCTGGGGCTATGACGAGGCGTATGTGCTGAAGTTCAAGTGTGTTTCGGCGCAGGCCAATGCGGGGCTGATGGTCAAACCTCTCACAACGAATACTACTGCAAG GTCGATAATGATTAACAGAGCAGAAGTTCTTCTACATGACGCCTATGGACAGACTGGCTACTGGGAT GCTCGGAGAAGTATGCGTTTCTCCAAGGAGCTGCGTCTTGTTGGGAACGAGTTCCGCAGTAAGTATCTGAACTCcacagacaaggacgacaagACAATCATGTGGGAGGACTGGAGAACCTTCAAG CCAGCAGTTGGGACAGCTAAAGGTGGTCCTTACTTAGCTGTTCACCTGAGGAGAGGAGACTTTGCCCGCAGCCACAGTAAGAACGTCCCCAGTCTGCAGGGGGCCGCCAAACAGATCAGAGAGATCATGAAGGAACAAAAACTCAAGAAAGTTTACTTAGCAACCGACGCTAGTGACCAAG AAGTAAAAGAGATAAAGAAGATGGTGACCGGTCTGGTGCGGTACAAGCCCACAAAAGAGGAGCTGATCAAGTACAAGGATGGTGGGATTGCCATCATCGACCAGTGGATATGTGCACATGCCAG GTATTTTATAGGAACAGCTCTCTCTACCTTTTCCTTCCGCATCCACGAAGAGCGCTCAATCTTGGGCTTTGAACCCAAGACCACCTACAACCGACTATGTGCCGACAACCAGAGTGTTGAGGAGTGTGAACAGCCCTCCCATTGGCCAGTGGTCTATTAA